CCTTTTGTTTATGCGTTCTCACTCCGTATACAATGAGCACAGGTGGGTAGTTCCATGGTGTCATGGAAGTGGTAACTATAAGTTATGGTTTATAATTCTTGCagtataacaaaatatttttcgatTCTTTTTCACAAGaactacgttttttttttgttaacctCCTCCATCTTCATTCTGCGCGCCTACCCGATCTGCGAATCGGTGAAATATCCCATTTTTTTGTATCTTCATGGCCCTGCTAGTTAGCTGCTAGCCTGCTATGCAAAGTTGCATTCACAAAACAGACTAAGCAGAGCATTGGACCATATTGTTTTTGCTGACAGCACAGCTAGTACACGCAAAACAGAATAAGCAGAGCATTGGACCATATTGTTTTTGCATTAACGATCTCTATTTTGACCTTTTGACAGAGTCTAGAACAACATACCAACACGATGGTACATGCTTTATTTACCTTGCATCAGGTTCCTGTACGTTCAGCACTGTGCAACAAAGCCACAAGCCAACGTACGTTACGAAATTGTGCAAACGGAGGCAACGCGCGGACGTTTTTCATGTCTTGGTTTAATGGTTTCCCGCCCATTTTAAAAGAATCGTCGCACTGACGGCTTCACCTGATCGCCTCCTAAATCCTCGGTCCCAGACACCAACGTCGGAAACAGGAACGGATCGGAAGCTAGCGATGGTAAGACATGATTCGGCGAGTGGCTTGCGTTTTGCGGCCGTCTCGTTGATCCTGTGCACCGCCAACGTCTGTACGGGGGCCGGACTCTCCTCTTACGCGCTCctgctcgacgacgacgaggacgacggaggaggcggcgacggctcgtCTTCCTTCTCCTTCACTCCGCAGATGCAACCGCGCGGGCTGGTGTTCGGGTTCTACGACGAGACGTGCCCCGACGCCGAGGCGATCGTGGCCTCCACCGTGCGGGAGCTCTACCTCGCGGaccccaacgccgccgccgcgttcgtCCGGCTCTTCTTCCACGATTGCTTCATCCACGTACGTCCGAACCGAACTCCTCGTCCCATGCCGTCGTCTCATGGGAGTCACGGTGTCCTTCCTACACGCGCACGCTTGACACGACGCCAAGgagcttccttttttttcgtgacgcgcgtgcgtgcgtgcagggGTGCGACGCCTCGGTGCTCCTGGACCGCATCAACGGAGAGAAGTCGGAGAGGGACGCCGCCCCGAACCAATCGCTGAGAGGCTTCGGCGCCGTCGAGAAGGTCAAGGCGAGGCTGGAGGCGGCGTGCCCGAAGACCGTCTCCTGCGCCGACATCCTGGCCCTCGCCGCGCGGGACAGCCTCGTCCTGGTGGGCGGTCCCAGCTATCCCGTGCTCACCGGACGCCTCGACAGCGCAAGGGGCTTCTACGACGAGGTAGGCGCGCGCATCCCGTCGCCGAACGCCACCTACGCCGTGACGCTCGACGCGTTCGCCCGCCGCGGGTTCACCGAGCGCGAGACCGTCGCGCTCTTAGGTCCGTCCGTTATCCGTCTCTGTCAGACCATTGCTCTCTATGTTGTGAAGGTATCGTGTCCATGCGTGCATCTGATTCTTGTTGGCGCTGTAGCAGGAGCACACAGCATCGGGAAGGTGCAGTGCAGATTCTTCAAGGACAGGATCTACAGCTTCGCCGGGACAGGCGAGCCTGATGACTCCATCGACGCCGACATGGTCGAAGAGATGCGCGCGgtgtgcggcggcgacggcgacggcgcggcgccgaTGGAGATGGGGTACTACAGGCAGGGGCGAGAGGTGGGTTTCGGCGCGCACTACTACGCGAAGCTTCTCGGGGGACGGGGCATCCTGCGGTCGGACCAGCAGCTCACGGCGGGGAGCACCGTGCGGTGGGTGCGCGTGTACGCGTCCGGGGCGCACGGCGAGGAGATGTTCCGCGAGGACTTCTCGCGTGCGATGGTTAAGCTTGCCGCGCTTGAGCCGCTCTCCGGGTCGCCTGGCCTCGTCCGGGTCCGCTGCTCGAAACCCGAAGGGTAGTTCGGACTTGCCGTGCATTGGCCATGAAAATAGAGTTGATAAATCAACCTCACTCTGGTTCAGAAAAAGCACACACATGAGTTAGAGTATGGAGCAACCCGTCTATTCCATGTTGTCATTTTGTATACTCCATGTTTGAATGTATGTAATCAATTTTATAGAGAAAAATGCATCAATACTTCATCAAATTTAGCGAAGTTACATTTAGAACTAAACTAAAACACCCTGTGTTTGATAAcattcgtttcatattgtaatattttctagtcttgtctgGATTCATGTAccgataaatttatatatacatatatatctatatttattaccaTAAGTATGAATCTAGTCGAGCCTGAAAGCCTTAGGCCTTCTTTGGTTGAAAGAAAATTCACAGGAATATTAGAGGATTTCATTACtatatgaatttttctaacaaagctctttgaatcaaaggaatgaatcctataaaattcctatagaatgtctcttcccatacaagttttggaggaaatttaacaagaggtagaaccttatggaaaaaaatccttcgagtctttatctctcctcaaattcctctGTTTTTCCTATGGTCTAATCAAACAGTTATTCCTacatttttcctatgttttgtaATTCTCTGTTTTACGCTTatattcctgtcagaatcctatattttttaaatttctctattttttcattcctatGATTTAAATGGCCCTTACGGTCTTAAACGAAGGGATTACATTGTAACTATTTAGACTTCGGTCTACGCTTGGCCTTAGACATAAAAGAGTCAATTATCTTTTTCTCACTAATATTGGAGAAGATGTCTTACTCAATATACGTGACTAAGCAATAATTCAATAAATCATTACATATATTGTTTCTCGACATAGTTTTCACTAGGCTCAATGCAGAAAACACCCTCTCAACACTTGATGTTGCCACAGGTAAGATCAATCCTAATTTAAGAAGAGAATACACCAAATCGTAAAGAACATGCTTGTTTGTTTCAACAAGTAAATAAtgagtaaatatttttcaatctaatttctaaatttctaATAACATTATAAGCTTTTAGCAACCATAACTAAGTGACTAACAAAgtaacagagagagagagacacatACAGACAGAATTCACACTCACAGCACAACATTAGGGAAAAGGAAGGCAACAAGCCAGCAAGCAAGGGGGCTGGGCGCCTGGGCCGCCGAGCGACCCCACGATGGCGTGCACTGTGCGGCGGTATGCCGGCAGGGGCAGCAGCGTGCCGCTTGGTCATCGGATGCGGGGCGTGGTTGGgcgggccgggcggcggagcCGCCGGCCGCGGGCGGGAGACAAAGGCCaaagggggcggcggcgcggcgccgccaaCGCGCGGGCTCGAGCTGCCGAGCGGGCGACGACGCAACGGTCGACGGGGAGGCAGGCGGACGGTGGCCGACGATGGGGAGCGGGGGCCAGGGGGGCGGCGttgccggtcgccggtcgggtTGCCGTCGCGGGGCGGCGCACGTGCGCCCAGCGGCCAGCGCCCTCATGGCCTCACTGCCTCAGTGCCTTACTCCATGCGTCGATCTCCAGCCAGCAACAGCAAACCCTAGTCTTTCTAAGGGCGTCCGCAGCTAACACTGAGTCAGCTAGCTATTTGTTTGTACACGTCAGCATGTATCCTATACGGAGAAAAGAGAATGCGCACAAAAAATCGAGCCAGCGATTCCCTCGTCGCTTATCTCGCACACGGAACGATGAGCTAAATTGTCGGCCTCCTCGCCTTCTACTAGCGATTTCGGTCGGACTTCTTTCCGCATACAGATCTGTTGTGCGCGTGAATCCTTCTTTTCCCCCGTCCGTTGCGCGCGAatcctcccctttctcccGCGTCCACCGTGCGCAACAATCCATCCCAATCCAGCTGCTCCCACCCTTCCGATTTAGTTCCAGAGCCTGCAAAACCAAAGGTCGGTTCCTCTTCCCATCCATCCTCTTCCCATCTCTCTTTCTCTGCTCTATTCAAATCTGTATGATTCGTTACAAGGGACGTGATTCAAAGATCTAAAATCCATTTGTTGCTTGTGGTGATGAGCCGCCGGAGCAAGTGAGAGATGGCTCCGCCACTACATCAGACTGAATCTACTCCTTCGTATCATACTGGATCCGCTCGTGCTGCTGGGAATCAAGTC
This is a stretch of genomic DNA from Oryza brachyantha chromosome 1, ObraRS2, whole genome shotgun sequence. It encodes these proteins:
- the LOC102715082 gene encoding putative Peroxidase 48 gives rise to the protein MVRHDSASGLRFAAVSLILCTANVCTGAGLSSYALLLDDDEDDGGGGDGSSSFSFTPQMQPRGLVFGFYDETCPDAEAIVASTVRELYLADPNAAAAFVRLFFHDCFIHGCDASVLLDRINGEKSERDAAPNQSLRGFGAVEKVKARLEAACPKTVSCADILALAARDSLVLVGGPSYPVLTGRLDSARGFYDEVGARIPSPNATYAVTLDAFARRGFTERETVALLGAHSIGKVQCRFFKDRIYSFAGTGEPDDSIDADMVEEMRAVCGGDGDGAAPMEMGYYRQGREVGFGAHYYAKLLGGRGILRSDQQLTAGSTVRWVRVYASGAHGEEMFREDFSRAMVKLAALEPLSGSPGLVRVRCSKPEG